In a genomic window of Sporosarcina trichiuri:
- a CDS encoding penicillin-binding transpeptidase domain-containing protein: MKRKFIVLTAVLLIAMLAGCAKKESPADRLAAYTKFWNDEKFTDMYTDYLSSGTKKTFDQNEFAERQEKLIEDLSIDDLEVTYKKPKEDAEWDEEQPAVFPIHIKMDTAAGPVEFDKDLTFIYEEQDEEKHWYADWDPSFIFPGLTATDTVQIQTTKAVRGKIFDRNGKPIAMNGIGYEAGIVPGKFTDAGKKADVAKLLNTTVEFIDKQLNQSWVQPDYFVPIGKVAKTDEALLAKLIEIPGMTYQETAMREYPYGASLAHLSGYIGPITAELLEKHKDAGYTETDLIGRQGLERILEDRLRGENGVGIYMKGPEAGSTPEKIAVKEAVDGEDITLTIDADLQKKTYDAMRGETGTAAAVDPLTGETLVLTSSPSFDPAEFMLGISGERYKTLSEDPKQPLFNRFAAAYAPGSSIKPITAAVGLEAGTLKPDAGIMISGKTWQKDSSWGSYRVSRFHPEAPNPMDLNKALIYSDNIYFAQQALAMGKEKFISGLKRFGFGEEIPFALNLTPSQISNDGTLASEGQLADTSFGQGQMLTNILHLAVMYEPIITNGLMYKPTLYKDDATQQVWQKDLLTKPNADELKTDLRNVVLDGFAQKANLPDIPVAGKTGTAELKKAAGESGQDTGFFVSYNADHPNFILAMMIEHVEDNNGSGYVAELAADVYKAYYKK, translated from the coding sequence ATGAAGCGGAAGTTCATAGTACTGACGGCCGTCCTGCTGATCGCCATGCTGGCCGGCTGTGCAAAAAAAGAATCGCCGGCAGACCGTCTGGCCGCGTATACGAAATTCTGGAACGATGAAAAGTTCACGGACATGTATACGGATTATTTGAGCAGCGGGACGAAAAAGACGTTCGATCAGAATGAATTCGCAGAGCGTCAGGAGAAACTGATTGAAGACCTGTCGATCGACGACCTGGAAGTGACCTACAAGAAACCGAAGGAAGACGCGGAGTGGGACGAAGAACAGCCTGCCGTCTTCCCCATCCATATCAAAATGGACACCGCGGCCGGTCCTGTCGAGTTCGACAAGGATCTGACGTTCATCTACGAGGAACAGGACGAAGAGAAACACTGGTATGCCGACTGGGACCCGTCGTTCATCTTCCCCGGGCTGACTGCGACGGATACCGTCCAGATCCAGACGACGAAAGCGGTGCGCGGCAAGATCTTCGACCGGAACGGCAAGCCGATCGCGATGAACGGAATCGGCTATGAAGCGGGCATCGTGCCCGGCAAGTTCACCGATGCCGGCAAGAAAGCGGACGTTGCAAAACTGCTGAATACGACCGTCGAATTCATCGACAAGCAGCTGAACCAGTCATGGGTGCAGCCTGATTATTTCGTGCCGATCGGCAAAGTTGCGAAAACCGATGAAGCGCTGCTCGCCAAGCTGATCGAGATCCCGGGGATGACCTACCAGGAAACCGCGATGCGCGAATATCCTTACGGCGCATCACTCGCCCATCTGTCCGGTTACATCGGCCCGATCACCGCCGAACTGCTTGAGAAACACAAGGACGCCGGCTATACCGAGACCGACCTGATCGGGCGGCAGGGTCTGGAGCGCATCTTGGAGGACCGGCTTCGCGGCGAGAACGGCGTCGGCATCTATATGAAGGGACCGGAAGCAGGCAGTACTCCGGAAAAGATCGCCGTGAAAGAGGCGGTCGACGGTGAGGACATTACATTGACGATCGACGCCGACCTGCAGAAGAAGACGTATGACGCGATGCGCGGGGAAACCGGTACAGCGGCAGCGGTCGATCCGCTCACCGGCGAGACACTCGTGCTGACGAGCTCTCCGAGTTTCGATCCGGCGGAATTCATGCTCGGCATCAGCGGCGAACGCTACAAAACATTGTCCGAAGATCCGAAACAGCCGCTGTTCAACCGATTTGCGGCCGCTTATGCACCCGGTTCATCCATCAAGCCGATCACTGCGGCGGTCGGTCTCGAAGCGGGCACACTGAAACCGGACGCCGGTATCATGATCAGCGGGAAGACGTGGCAGAAGGACAGTTCCTGGGGATCCTACCGCGTGTCCCGCTTCCATCCCGAAGCCCCGAACCCGATGGATCTGAACAAAGCGCTCATCTACTCGGACAATATCTATTTTGCCCAGCAGGCGCTTGCGATGGGCAAAGAGAAATTCATCAGCGGACTGAAACGTTTCGGGTTCGGCGAAGAGATTCCGTTTGCCCTCAACTTGACACCGTCTCAGATTTCAAATGACGGAACGCTCGCATCGGAGGGACAGCTGGCGGATACATCGTTCGGGCAGGGCCAGATGCTGACGAACATCCTGCATCTTGCCGTCATGTACGAACCAATCATCACGAACGGGCTCATGTATAAGCCAACGCTGTATAAGGATGACGCCACACAGCAAGTATGGCAGAAGGATCTGCTCACCAAGCCGAATGCAGATGAGCTGAAGACCGATCTGCGGAATGTCGTGCTGGATGGGTTCGCGCAGAAAGCGAATCTGCCGGATATTCCGGTCGCCGGTAAAACCGGCACAGCCGAGCTGAAGAAAGCGGCCGGCGAGAGCGGCCAGGATACCGGATTCTTCGTCAGCTATAACGCCGACCACCCGAATTTCATCCTCGCCATGATGATCGAGCACGTCGAAGACAACAACGGCAGCGGCTACGTCGCAGAACTTGCGGCCGATGTCTACAAAGCGTATTACAAGAAATGA
- a CDS encoding MalY/PatB family protein, with protein MKHDFDTVIDRMKTSSVKWDGAEALFGAKDLLPLWVADMDFKVPEAVSKAVEAKAAHGIFGYTTRDDGYYNSIISWMKTRHNWTVEREWICHSPGVVTALSLAVQAFTEPGDKVIVQPPVYYPFMSTTENNGREVVFNPLKEQDGRYSMDFDDLRAKIDGSVKLLMLCNPHNPGGTVWTKEDLQTLGEICLEHGILVISDEIHSDLVFEQGSHVPFASISDEFADSSITCTAPSKTFNLAGLQTSNIIIPNAGLRAAFEKETARNSIGMPNSFGPVATEAAYTEGGDWLADVLDYVKGNVEFITGYFKEHVPALKVLPLEATYLAWIDCRELGMSPEELESFFLTEAHVALNQGKAFGPGGEGFVRMNLACSRSVVEKAARQIEEAVAGLDQ; from the coding sequence ATGAAACATGATTTCGATACGGTCATTGACCGCATGAAGACATCGAGTGTGAAATGGGACGGGGCCGAGGCGCTGTTCGGCGCGAAGGACCTGCTGCCGCTCTGGGTGGCGGATATGGACTTCAAAGTGCCGGAAGCCGTCTCGAAAGCGGTCGAGGCGAAGGCGGCGCACGGAATCTTCGGCTACACGACACGCGATGACGGGTATTATAATTCGATCATCTCCTGGATGAAAACGCGTCACAACTGGACAGTCGAACGCGAGTGGATCTGCCACAGTCCGGGTGTCGTGACGGCCTTGAGTCTTGCCGTGCAGGCCTTCACAGAACCTGGTGACAAAGTGATTGTGCAGCCGCCCGTCTATTATCCGTTCATGAGCACGACCGAGAATAATGGCAGGGAGGTCGTCTTCAATCCCCTGAAGGAGCAGGACGGCCGATATTCCATGGACTTCGACGACTTGCGTGCGAAGATCGACGGCTCCGTAAAACTGCTCATGCTGTGCAACCCGCATAACCCGGGCGGCACTGTCTGGACGAAGGAAGACCTGCAGACTCTCGGCGAAATCTGCCTGGAACATGGCATCCTCGTAATTTCTGATGAAATCCATTCGGACCTCGTCTTCGAGCAGGGCAGCCACGTCCCGTTCGCATCCATTTCTGATGAATTTGCAGACAGCAGCATCACGTGCACGGCACCCAGCAAGACGTTCAACCTGGCCGGTCTGCAGACATCGAATATCATTATTCCGAACGCCGGACTGCGTGCGGCATTCGAAAAGGAGACCGCCCGTAATTCGATCGGTATGCCGAATTCGTTCGGCCCGGTCGCGACGGAAGCCGCCTATACGGAAGGCGGGGACTGGCTCGCGGATGTACTGGACTATGTGAAGGGTAACGTCGAATTCATCACCGGCTACTTCAAAGAACACGTCCCGGCACTGAAAGTCCTGCCGCTCGAAGCGACATACCTGGCATGGATCGACTGCCGGGAGCTCGGCATGTCACCGGAAGAACTCGAGAGCTTTTTCTTGACGGAGGCGCATGTCGCACTGAACCAGGGCAAGGCGTTCGGGCCGGGCGGCGAAGGGTTCGTCCGCATGAACCTGGCGTGCTCCCGGTCGGTTGTCGAAAAAGCAGCCCGGCAAATCGAAGAAGCGGTCGCCGGATTGGATCAGTAA